The genomic DNA TTAATGCCGTTGCGGTCAGCCGGAATGTGGCTACCCGTCACCATGATGGTCGGGAGCGCTTTATCGATACCGTACAATGCGATTGCCGGGCTCGGAATGCGGCCGCAATAAATCACTTTCCAAGAGGAATCTTCACCAGCCTTTACCAAAGCCTTCAAAATGCGTTCGGTACTGGGGCGCAAGTCGCCAGCAATTGCAATCGTATGATCGCACTTGTAGCTAGCCTCGCAGTACTTGATAAACGAGCGCGCATACACATAGCACACGCGATCCGTCATCGCTGTCACCAAGCCGCGGGCACCGCTAGTACCGAATGCCACGCCGGACTGTTTCATTACTTCTTGCATCGAAACGCTCATAAAAACCTCAAGCTAGTTGTTGTAAATGCATCGAATATAGGCTGCCGTATATTTGTGCGCATTATCTCTGCCCACGGAAAGATCCTTACGGTACGCCCAAAGATACGCATATTCAAATTTGTGAGACGAACCCGTCACATCGTATTCTGTCGAACTCCAGAAAAGCGCCTGTTCTCCAATCTTGACATACTGGCCGTAATACTCGTACTCGCCCCCAAGCTGATTTGTAAAGTTGGCTGCTGCATCGGGGTTTTCCAAAACATAATTATAAAGGGCAAGCCATTCATCCTGACTCGGAATGTGCGTTCCTTCAGGGCAAATTCCACGGTACGGCAATTCAATTTCGCCCAACTGTTCGCGGTCATACTTCGTACTCACCGCCATCGCCGTCGCCCAAGTATACAGCCTGCCGTATTTTTCGCAATTCTCTTCTTCATCTGCATAGCAGTGGCTGTTCTTCATGGGAACTTCCAAATTCTTGGTGGTCCATACCTGGTCACCAATCTCTACGCGCCCCAAGTCGGGATACTCATAGTCCTTCCACGAATCGTCTACAACCTCTTCGCTAGAAGAAGATTCAACGCTAGACGAAGACTCGGCACTGGAAGACGATTCTGAGCTTGAGGATTCAGATTCCGAACTAGAAGATTCCGGTTCAGAAATAATCAAAACCATTCCATCACCCTTGACGCAACGAACGTACGCTCCCATGTACTTGTGCGGGTTGCTCCTTGCAATAGAACCGTTCTTGCGATACGCCCAAATCCAGGCGAATTCAGGTTCATAGTACGATCCTGTCGCATCGTACTCCGTCGCAGTCCAGAAAACCGTTTCTACACCTTCGTCCCTATAGAAAGCCATCCAATCATACGCACCGCCAATCTGGTTCGTAAAATAGGCCTTGTATTCAGGATTCTCATCGATATACTCTTTAAGCTCCGTCCATTCACCATCCGTCGGCAAGTGCGAACCTTCGGGGCAAATTCCACGATACGGCGTTATCAAGAAACCAAGTTCTTGGTGGTCGTATTTCGGGTCAATGGCCATAGCCTGAGACCACGTATAAATCCTTCCATATCGGGTACAATTTCCAAGTTCATCGTCGTAGCAGCGACTTCCTTCCACAGGAGTATTCAGATTCTTGGTCATCCATTCTTGATTTCCAATCTTGACAAATTCCCCAGTTTCAAGCACAAAGTCTCGGCTGCTAGAACTATTCGTTTTCGACGAAGAAGATCTTGCGAAATAATCAATAGATGAACTTGAGACTTTCTTTATAGAGGAACTGGACTCAATCGGCTCAATCACCATGATAACCCTGACGCTGGAATCATCTCCGCAACCATAAATAAACAGTGCTACCATGGCCAAAAGCAGAAATTTCACAATGTTCCTCTTCATAAAAATAAAGGTAGAAAAGATATCGACATCAAACATTCCGAATTCCGAAAACTGAAATCCGAATCAGAGTAACACTTGATACAGCCGTATACAAAATCACTATTTTAGAGCTAACATCCCCTAAAAAAAGAGGATATTTTCTACTTTGGATGTTAAAATAAGGGATGATTATGCTCAAAAAGATCTTGACCGCAGGCGTTTTCAGCGCCGTAGCACTCAGCGCAGCCCCGCTCCTCACCAACGGCGACTTGTCTTACGGTGATGGGGGCTGGTATGTTTGGAACAACCCCGATGGCCCCGCCAAGTACGAAAGCAAGATTGGCGTCGAAGGCCTCGGCGTAAACGGCAGCGAAGGCGTAAAGCTCACGGTGACCGAACTTCCGAACCCCTCCTGGGGCCTGCAGCTGCAGCCGCCCAAGTGGCTCGCTGACTCCGCCTACTACAAGCTCACTTTCAAGGCCAAGGGTAACGTACCCATCAACGCAATTGTCCAAGGTGGCGCTCCGGACTGGCGCCAGAAAGAAAGCGCCTCGTTCATGCTGACCAAGGACTGGAAGGAATATTCCATGATCTTCCTTGCCGACCAAAAGGGCTACGGCGTCAATAACATCACCTTCCATGTGGGACTTGCCAAGGGTTGGCTCCAGATGGACGATGTTGCCGTCGAAAAAGTCGAAGGCATGGATGACATGACCTGGTACAACAATTCCGCCGCACGCATCGACAGCCTGCGCAAAAAGGAATTGACCGTGAAGGCTACCCCCGGCGCCCAAGTGAAGGTGGAACTCATGCGCCACGCATTCCCCTTCGGCACAGCCCTCGCACTCTACCCCAGCAAGGATAGCGTTGAAACCTGGTACCGCAAAACCGCCAATAAGTACTTCTGGTACGGCGTTCCCGAAAACCAATTCAAGTGGCCGGAATACGAACCCAAGAAGGGCAAAATCCGCCGCGACGAATTCAAGCAGTACCTTGACTACGTGAAGGACTACAACTGGGGATTCCGCGCACACGCCCTCATGTGGGGTATCCAGGGTTACGGCTACGACAAGCATTTCAGTTTCAAGGGTAGCTGCAAGGATATCGGCGAAAAGCTCAAGGCACGCATTACCCGCGACATGACAGAATACAAGGGCCGCATCAAGGAATACGACGTATGGAACGAAGTCTTCCACGAACCCTTCGTATTCAACAAGTGCGGCTGGGACCTGCTGGATAGCGCCCACATTTGGGCTCACAAGGCTGACCCAGAAGCGCGACTCTTCATCAACGAATACAACGTCGTCGTCGCCGGCGAAACCGACCGCCTCTACGACATCGTGAAGGGAATGCTCGACCGCAAGGTGCCCGTACACGGAATCGGTGTGCAGTGCCATTTCGGCGATCGCCAGCTGAACCCGGCATTCATCAAGGCCCGCCTTGACAAGCTCGGCTCCCTCGGGCTCCCCATCAAGGTGACCGAACTCGACTTTGGCGACTGGCAGAAGGGCATGTACTTTGGCGAAGAAGAACAGGCCCGCCGCTACGAAATGTTCCTGCGTATCGCCTTCAGCCACCCGGCTGTCGAAGGTATTGTACTGTGGGGCTTCTGGGATAACCGCCACTGGGTTAAAAACGGCGGTATCATCGCTGCCGACGGCCGCGAAAAGCCCGCCGCCAAGCTCATCTATGACTTGTGGCACAAGGTGTGGACCACCAACGGAACGTTCAAGGCCGACGAAAACGGTGTCGTGAAATTCCGCGGCTACCCCGGCAAGTACAAAGTAACCATCGACGGCAAATCTGAAATGGTTGAACTGAAGTAACACCCGATTGACAATCTCCTTTTTCAAGTACTCCCCAAAAAGGGAGTACTTTTTCTATTATATGAAAATAAACCTCAGCGGGGAGACTATGAAGAATCTCTATAAAATCGCAATCGCATCTTTCGCCCTGGCATTCACCGCCTGCGACGACTCCACATCGGCCAATGATGATTCTACGGCCTGTAACGATGCCGTGAAGGCAGAATGCCCAGCAACGCTTGCTGCAGGTACCATCTGTGACAGCCGCGACGGACATGTCTACAAGATTACGACGGTCGGATCGCAGGTTTGGATGGCCGAAAATTTGAACTACTATTCCTGCAGCATCAAGGATGACAGCTGGTGCTACGATGACAAGGCTGCAAACTGCGACAAGTACGGCCGTCTTTATAGCTGGACCGCTGCAATGGGAGTTGACAAATCCTACCAGACGCAGTATACAAACCTGACCGGAGTGCAGCGCGGCAACTGTCCCGAAGGATTCCACATGCCGTCGGAAGGAGAATGGAGCGACTTCTACGACTATGTACGGGAATACGCCGTCGAACAGGGCAACGACGAAGGCGCTGTCGTCCGCGCCAAGGGTATGTGGCCCAACGATTCGTATTTCCCGGCAACAGACGATTTCGGATTTGCGATGCTGCCTGCTGGTAGAAAATCCTTTACTGGCTATACGAAACTTGACGAAGAGGCTCTTTTCTGGTCGGCAGACGAAGACTATAGTGAACCGCTTGGCGGCCCGCGCAATGTCGGCATCTGGACCGTAACAAGCATGTTCGGCTTCGGCGGCGGCTCCATCATGAAGGATGAAGGCGTCTCCGTCCGCTGCATAAAGGACTAAGATTTTTTCTTAGGTCCCTTCGCCCCGCTCAAATATTTAGCTCTCGGCTCACTGACATTATTCAAAACTAGCGCGCGATTTAAGTAATTCGCGCGTTCTAGTTCTATTGCATCGCGAATGATTCTATCCAAGTATTCATTCGTAGACTTGTGTTCGGATGCAGCCAATTTACGCACGGTTTCCTGCAAATCCGTTGGCACCTGAACAGTCATGTCCTTCATCGGCGTGACAAGTAAGTTTCCCCCAACAGCTTCCGACATCTTGAGCAACTGCTTGTAAGACGGATTCGTCTTTAACGACTCTATTCGCGAAATAGCACTCTGCGTTGTTCCCATCTTGTCGGCAACATCCTTTTGCGTGAGCCCCAAAGACTCTTTCAAGAAATCAAAATCTGTCAAGAACGAAGACAATGCCTCGTACATCTTCACGTACGATTCCAGACCTTCGTCTTCTTTTTCAAGCGAATCCATGTAATCCAAGACTTGATCTTTTTTCATAGCATGACTCCTTGTTTAACGAGTTCTTTATATTGCTTTAGCTTTTCAACGGCATTGCCAAGTTTCATAGGCTCTTTTTTATGCTTCAACTCTGCACAAAGCAAAATAAGTGTCTGTAATTCAGTTATCGAAAAACAAAAGTAAATCCTAAAGACACCAGCATGCGCCTGCTTTGGAATGCGCATTTCATAAAGCCCCTCTTTATCCTTCTGGAATTTATACATCTGTTCATTTTTCAAATAAGGCAAAATATCTACAACATTCAACAATGCCATCAAGAAGGATTTTACGCGCAAATACAAATCTGGTCGCCGCTTAGATAAACCTTTCTGTTCTTTCCCGACATCGCCTGCTAAGTCTTCGAATTTCGCCTTTTGCGGATCAAAGAATTCTGTATCAGGAAAGAACTTTAACTTCATATTTTAAATATAGCATATATGCTATATTTAGTCAATAGGGATTTTAGGCAATTTTTCCGCAACTTGCGGAAATAATCATCAGGTTTGATTTGGGACGGGTGGGCGGGGTAAACGGGGGTTTTAGGGGTACGCCCCTAGGCGAAAGGGTAGCGAGCAACAACGCGTGCGTTGTGCGAGCGAGGGGAAGGCTTGCCCCTTCAAAAAAATAAATGCCCCAGGTTCAACCTGGAGCACTTGTCATAATCGATTAATTATTGATTAGTAGTTGCGCAAAGCGCATTACTTTTCGCCTCAGCCATAAAGACATGCAAGCACGTCTTTGCGGCATTCGGCTCTTAGTAATTTTCAGCAGTGACTTCGAAGAAGGACTGCGGGTGAGCGCACACGGGGCATGCGGCCGGAGCCTTGGTGCCAACGACAATGTGACCGCAGTTGCGGCATTCCCACACCTTGACTTCGCTCTTTTCGAACACGGCTGCAGTTTCCACGTTCTTGAGGAGTGCGCGGTAGCGTTCTTCGTGGCGCTTTTCGATTGCGGCGACCATGCGGAACTTCTTGGCGAGAGCGGCAAAGCCTTCGGCTTCGGCGGTCTTTGCAAAGTCTTCGTACATGTCGGTCCATTCGTAGTTTTCGCCGTCGGCAGCAGCCTTGAGGTTTGCAGCAGTATCGCCGAGACCATCGAGTTCCTTGAACCACAGCTTGGCGTGTTCCTTTTCGTTTTCAGCAGTCTTCAAGAAGATTTCTGCGATCTGTTCGAAGCCTTCTTTCTTGGCGCAGCTTGCAAAGTAGGTGTACTTGTTGCGAGCCTGGGATTCGCCAGCGAAGGCGGCCTGGAGGTTCTTTTCGGTTTGGGTTCCGGCATACTTGTTTGCCATAAATTCCTCTCTTGGTTGAAGTGTCTCGGAAAGAATATACACTTTTTTAGGTCGGCCTAGGCAAAAATAAATCTAATTGGAGCCTTTTTCTGCAAAATAATATATATCTAAATAAAAAAGGAGGCCTTTTATGACCCTCATGATTATTCAGCTTTTGATTGTACTATTGGCACTTTACGTGGGCTCGCGATACGGGAGCCTCGCCCTCGGCGCCATTTCAGGAATTGGTCTTGCCATTCTGGTGCTCGGGTTCGGCATGCAACCCGGCAAACCGCCTACCGACGTCATTTACATCATTATCGCGGCAGTCACCTGCGCGGGCATTATGCAGGCTTCGGGCGGTATGGATTGGCTGATTCAAATTGCGGAACGCCTGTTGCGCAAACACCCGAACCACATCACGATTCTCGCTCCGCTCTGCACGTTCTTCCTGACAGTGCTCGTGGGTACCGGTCACGTGGTCTACACCTTGATGCCGATCATCTGCGACATCGCCCTCAAGAAGGGTATTCGACCGGAACGCCCCTGCGGTGTAGCATCCATTGCTTCGCAGGTGGGTATTACCTGTTCACCGATTGCTGCCGCAGTGGCATCGTTCGTTGTCATTTCGAATGCAAACGGATTTGATATTAACAACCTGCAGGTGATTGCAATTACCATTCCCGCCTGCGTTTGCGGTATTATGGCCGCAGCCGCCGTCTCTTACAAGCGTGGGCTCGACCTCGACAAAGATCCCGCCTTCCAGGCGCGCCTCAAAGACCCGCAAATGAAGGAATACATGTACGGAAGCACCGCCTCGGTACTCGACAAAGAAGTCCCGAAAGAAGCAAAGCGCGCCGTGTTCATCTTCCTCGGCGCCCTCGCCGTCATCGTGCTCTTCTCCGTATTCCAGATTATCGGCCACGACATCCGCCCCCAATTCCCCACCGGCAAGGTTATCGATGGTGTCGCCCAAATGAAACCGCTCGCCATGAATATCATCATTCAAATTGTGATGATTTCGGCCGCCGCATTCATGATTCTTTGTTGCAAAGCAAATCCCAAAAAAGCTGTGGCAGGGGCCGTGTGGCAAAGCGGCATGGTCGCCGTGGTCGCCATTTACGGAATCGCCTGGCTTGCCGACACTTACTTTGCAAACTACATGGATGTAATGCAAGGTGGTCTCAAGGACATTGTGCAGCATTATCCGTGGGCCATCGCATTCGCCTTCTTTGCGGTGAGCGTGCTGATTAACTCGCAAGGTGCCGTGGTGGTTGCCATGCTCCCGCTTGCCTACAGCCTCGGCATCGAAGGCCCCGTACTCCTAGGCGTGCTCCCGAGCGTATACGGCTACTTCTTTATTCCGAATTACCCCTCGGATATTGCAACCGTGAACTTCGACCGTTCGGGCACCACCGTCATTGGCAAGTACCTATTAAACCACAGCTTTATGCGCCCAGGCATGGTGAGCGTTATCGTCTCGACCATCGTGGGCACCATCTTGGTGAAAATTTTCTACTAAAAAATCACTCATTTGCAACAAATGTCGGATAAACGATGTTTTATCCGCACATTTTGCCGTTCGTCGCAAACCTATTTGCGACGTATTGAACTTTTTGACCAAAAACTTATTTTTTTTGATATGAAGTTTAAACATGCGGCATCATTTGCATTCTGTATTATATTCGCCCTGCTTTCCACAGGGTGCGTTACAACAAATGTTCATAAGTTTCGAATGACTGTTTCCGAAGCCCCAGAAGTCCATGGAGCAAACACTGAACAAAAAGCCCATTCCGGTTCGTGGAGATTCACGGGGAAGGTCTATCACAACGCCAAAAAGAACGTAGACATCACCGACAACACTTCAGAATCAGCAAGTCTCGATAAGCTTTTTGATAAAAAAGCAGAGTTCAAATCTGCTAGTTACGAAATGGGCGGCAACGACTTCAGCGGGAAAGTGGAATACCTCCGTAAAACAAGAGGTTTCGTATTCGGAGGTGGCCTAGGTTATAAAGACGGGCTCTTTACACATGTTACATTAGGCGCCAATTTTTCGCATTTTGAATTCGGCGGTTTCTTCGGAACGTACGCTCTATACAGCAATGTTGAATATTGGGGAGAAACTGGAGAAGAATGCGGAGATTCTGATAGTGAATGCAGCTTCTTCAGCGACCACAGTTACCATACCTACTTGAGTATTTTTGCAGGAATGTACGCGGGGCTTTATTTTGACAATCTATTCTTTAATTTGAGCGTCAGTTCTTACGAACCAAACCCCAAAATAGAAGATTCCGATCTAAATGTTCCAGGCATTGCAACCGCCTACCTCACCATAGGCTACAGGTTTACTCAACAGTTTGAATTCAGCATAGGAGGCATCGCCACCATTGTTGACGCTCCTGCCGGTACTAATGTAGGCGTTACTAGTGGCATAAGCCTTTACCTGTAAACAGTTGGACCAATGCGAAGGCTTCCTGTTTCCTGCGAGAACCCAAAAAACTCTTTTTAAAGGACGAGCAATCGTCCTTTTGTTGTATATTTGTAGAAAAATCTCCTACCTTAAAGGCGGTATTTTATGCTGATGGAAAAGATTGCATCCCCTGCCGATGTGAAGAAGATGGACACAGAAAGCCTGAAGGCGCTCGCGGGCGAAATCCGCACGGCGCTTTTGAACAAAATTTCAAAATGCGGCGGACACCTGGGCCCGAACCTCGGATTCGTGGAGCCGACCATCGCACTGCACTATGTATTTGAATCGCCCAAAGACAAGATTGTCTACGACGTTAGCCACCAGAGTTACACCCACAAGATTTTGACAGGCCGCGCCGAAGCATTCCTAAATCCGGACAAGTATTGGAGCGTTACAGGCTACACTGAACCTTGCGAAAGCGAGCATGACCATTTTATGATTGGCCACACCTCGACTTCCGTGAGCCTTGCACTCGGGCTTGCAACCGCCCGCGATATCAAGGGCGAAAAGGGCAACGTCATCGCCGTCATCGGCGACGGTTCGCTCAGCGGCGGCGA from Fibrobacter sp. UWB10 includes the following:
- a CDS encoding FISUMP domain-containing protein — protein: MKRNIVKFLLLAMVALFIYGCGDDSSVRVIMVIEPIESSSSIKKVSSSSIDYFARSSSSKTNSSSSRDFVLETGEFVKIGNQEWMTKNLNTPVEGSRCYDDELGNCTRYGRIYTWSQAMAIDPKYDHQELGFLITPYRGICPEGSHLPTDGEWTELKEYIDENPEYKAYFTNQIGGAYDWMAFYRDEGVETVFWTATEYDATGSYYEPEFAWIWAYRKNGSIARSNPHKYMGAYVRCVKGDGMVLIISEPESSSSESESSSSESSSSAESSSSVESSSSEEVVDDSWKDYEYPDLGRVEIGDQVWTTKNLEVPMKNSHCYADEEENCEKYGRLYTWATAMAVSTKYDREQLGEIELPYRGICPEGTHIPSQDEWLALYNYVLENPDAAANFTNQLGGEYEYYGQYVKIGEQALFWSSTEYDVTGSSHKFEYAYLWAYRKDLSVGRDNAHKYTAAYIRCIYNN
- a CDS encoding endo-1,4-beta-xylanase — encoded protein: MLKKILTAGVFSAVALSAAPLLTNGDLSYGDGGWYVWNNPDGPAKYESKIGVEGLGVNGSEGVKLTVTELPNPSWGLQLQPPKWLADSAYYKLTFKAKGNVPINAIVQGGAPDWRQKESASFMLTKDWKEYSMIFLADQKGYGVNNITFHVGLAKGWLQMDDVAVEKVEGMDDMTWYNNSAARIDSLRKKELTVKATPGAQVKVELMRHAFPFGTALALYPSKDSVETWYRKTANKYFWYGVPENQFKWPEYEPKKGKIRRDEFKQYLDYVKDYNWGFRAHALMWGIQGYGYDKHFSFKGSCKDIGEKLKARITRDMTEYKGRIKEYDVWNEVFHEPFVFNKCGWDLLDSAHIWAHKADPEARLFINEYNVVVAGETDRLYDIVKGMLDRKVPVHGIGVQCHFGDRQLNPAFIKARLDKLGSLGLPIKVTELDFGDWQKGMYFGEEEQARRYEMFLRIAFSHPAVEGIVLWGFWDNRHWVKNGGIIAADGREKPAAKLIYDLWHKVWTTNGTFKADENGVVKFRGYPGKYKVTIDGKSEMVELK
- a CDS encoding FISUMP domain-containing protein, whose product is MKNLYKIAIASFALAFTACDDSTSANDDSTACNDAVKAECPATLAAGTICDSRDGHVYKITTVGSQVWMAENLNYYSCSIKDDSWCYDDKAANCDKYGRLYSWTAAMGVDKSYQTQYTNLTGVQRGNCPEGFHMPSEGEWSDFYDYVREYAVEQGNDEGAVVRAKGMWPNDSYFPATDDFGFAMLPAGRKSFTGYTKLDEEALFWSADEDYSEPLGGPRNVGIWTVTSMFGFGGGSIMKDEGVSVRCIKD
- a CDS encoding helix-turn-helix transcriptional regulator translates to MKKDQVLDYMDSLEKEDEGLESYVKMYEALSSFLTDFDFLKESLGLTQKDVADKMGTTQSAISRIESLKTNPSYKQLLKMSEAVGGNLLVTPMKDMTVQVPTDLQETVRKLAASEHKSTNEYLDRIIRDAIELERANYLNRALVLNNVSEPRAKYLSGAKGPKKKS
- the rbr gene encoding rubrerythrin; translation: MANKYAGTQTEKNLQAAFAGESQARNKYTYFASCAKKEGFEQIAEIFLKTAENEKEHAKLWFKELDGLGDTAANLKAAADGENYEWTDMYEDFAKTAEAEGFAALAKKFRMVAAIEKRHEERYRALLKNVETAAVFEKSEVKVWECRNCGHIVVGTKAPAACPVCAHPQSFFEVTAENY
- a CDS encoding anaerobic C4-dicarboxylate transporter; translated protein: MTLMIIQLLIVLLALYVGSRYGSLALGAISGIGLAILVLGFGMQPGKPPTDVIYIIIAAVTCAGIMQASGGMDWLIQIAERLLRKHPNHITILAPLCTFFLTVLVGTGHVVYTLMPIICDIALKKGIRPERPCGVASIASQVGITCSPIAAAVASFVVISNANGFDINNLQVIAITIPACVCGIMAAAAVSYKRGLDLDKDPAFQARLKDPQMKEYMYGSTASVLDKEVPKEAKRAVFIFLGALAVIVLFSVFQIIGHDIRPQFPTGKVIDGVAQMKPLAMNIIIQIVMISAAAFMILCCKANPKKAVAGAVWQSGMVAVVAIYGIAWLADTYFANYMDVMQGGLKDIVQHYPWAIAFAFFAVSVLINSQGAVVVAMLPLAYSLGIEGPVLLGVLPSVYGYFFIPNYPSDIATVNFDRSGTTVIGKYLLNHSFMRPGMVSVIVSTIVGTILVKIFY